In Thunnus maccoyii chromosome 3, fThuMac1.1, whole genome shotgun sequence, the following proteins share a genomic window:
- the tamm41 gene encoding phosphatidate cytidylyltransferase, mitochondrial: MTLPALHNTGVLYRRILSQFPQDISLAFAYGSGVFKQHGTSQGQMDKNMLDFVFAVDDPVTWHTMNLLQNRKHYSILKLLGPRMISSIQNEHGAAIYYNTLVPVDGRTIKYGVISTESLIEDLMHWKTMYVAGRLHKPVRMLVQNENLKLRAALVANLKSAVTASFLMLPESFTEEDLFLQIAGLSYAGDFRMVIGEDKSKVANIVKDNIQHFRILYSNILRDCPQVVYKPQQGKLEVDKSPEGQFIQLMALPRTLQQRITKLVDPPGKNRDVEEILLQVAQDPDCGAVVQQGVSSIVKSSSITQSIKGIATAGMWKTVSYSSKKLLKMWKGWRRKPSVSQMS; encoded by the exons ATGACTCTACCGGCTTTGCACAACACCGGCGTGCTTTACAGGAGGATTTTGTCACAGTTCCCCCAGGATATCAGCTTAGCTTTTGCCTATGGATCTGGTGTTTTCAAACAACACGGTACCAGCCAAGGTCAAATGGAC AAGAACATGCTGGACTTTGTGTTTGCGGTGGACGACCCAGTGACGTGGCACACCATGAATCTGCTGCAGAACCGCAAACACTACTCCATCCTCAAGCTGCTGGGGCCCAGGATGATCAGCTCCATACAAAATGAACACGGGGCTGCGATATACTACAACACACTGGTGCCTGTGGATGGGAGG aCAATCAAATATGGTGTGATAAGTACAGAGTCTCTGATTGAAGACCTGATGCACTGGAAGACCATGTATGTTGCTGGCCGCCTTCATAAACCA GTGAGAATGCTCGTGCAGAACGAGAACTTAAAGCTCCGTGCTGCTCTGGTGGCCAACCTGAAGAGTGCTGTGACGGCCTCCTTCCTCATGCTGCCAGAGAGCTTCACTGAGGAAGACCTTTTCCTGCAGATAGCTGGTCTTTCTTATGCTG GCGATTTTAGGATGGTGATTGGAGAGGATAAATCCAAGGTGGCCAATATCGTCAAAGACAACATTCAGCACTTCCGGATTCTGTATAGTAACATCCTGAGGGACTGCCCACAAGTGGTCTACAAACCTCAACAAGGAAAATTAGAG gTAGACAAAAGCCCAGAGGGCCAGTTCATCCAGCTGATGGCATTGCCTCGGACCCTGCAGCAAAGGATCACAAAGCTGGTTGACCCTCCGGGGAAGAACCGAGACGTGGAGGAGATCCTGCTGCAGGTGGCTCAGGACCCAGACTGTGGAGCTGTTGTACAACAAG gTGTCTCTTCTATTGTGAAATCCTCCAGTATAACGCAGAGTATCAAAGGCATCGCTACAGCTG GCATGTGGAAGACAGTGTCGTACAGCTCCAAGAAACTGTTGAAGATGTGGAAGGGCTGGAGGAGGAAGCCGTCTGTTTCACAGATGTCCTGA